GTCACCCAAGAACTCACGCGTAACTATGCGTTCCGTACAAGAACAAATGTggctatgcatacacacatgcatgtgcacatggatatgcacatatgcatgtatgtacatagatttttttttaaagagagagattAAGTAAATTTGCCCAGGATCTCCAGTAAGTGGAAAAGAAGAGACAAGCTTGCAGGCCACCTGCGGGAGCTACTACAGGCCTGGCCCCCGCCCACAGCCCGTCTGtccttcctcagtgcccatgACACATGCAGTGAGCAGCACCCATCACCTTTCGGtcactttatttttctccagcCTGCCTGGAGCAGCAAGTGTCAGGGCCTGACCTCATCACCTCCTCTTCTGCTCCCCGGGTCCCTGCACCTGCCCTTCACAAATGACCTTTGTGGTAAAGCAGGGATCCTCTGAGTGTGGCTCTCCCAGAAGCGCGTCGAGCCAGAATTCCAGGTCCCGCACCAGCTGCTCCAGCTCTCTGACCTCTTTCTCTAGCTTCTCCAAAAATCCGTGCAAGTTTGTCTTCAGCCACTTCCTGAGGGCCCTCAATGGCTCTTCGATAGGTTCCTTGGTCTGATATTCAAAGTCCTGAAAGGTGGACATCAAACCTGTGTCTTCAGACATTTCGGGAAGGTTTCTTGTTTAAGAACATGTCATAGGCCTTTTGCATATGATACACTGTTCATTCTGCCTGGGTCACCCCACCGGACCAGCTCCTACTCATTCCTAACTAGCTCGACGTGGACACCTCCTCTGAGGAGCTTTCCTGGCTCCTCAGCAAACACATCTCTCATGTTACCTGAGATGTCACAGTTGTCTGAAAGTGGTTGCAGTCCTTGGTTCGTCCTGACACTTCCCAACTGCTTCCTGAAACAGGCAGAGATATTACCGCTCAACAAATGCAGTCTAAGTAAGTGTGATGGTCTCTGCAGTGGGAGGTAGGAGCAGGCAGGGCACGGGGCTGCTCATAGACAGCCGTCCCCGGGACCTCTGCCTGACTCTGTGGGACTCGGTTTCTCCTTCCTGGGGTTCCAGCATGCTTACCTGATATCCCTGTGCCCAGGTACAGCACCAGGACGAGCAGTGCTAACAGCGTCTGGAACGAGAAAACACgggagaggacaggagggtgaAATCCTGGGTTCTGTCACCGGGGAGCTAATAAGTCACTTGTAGACATTTGGCACTAAGTCACACAGGCTTCCAACTTTTGCGGAAACAGGTGACAACGAGCTGACATTTgtgtcttccccttcccctctttccctctgtgaaGAAAAAATCCACCACTACTGTCCTTCTGAATCACTTTAAGTCTTTTTATTCCAATCCAACTGTGGGAAGTCCCAACTTTACGGAGATATAATTCACATATAACAAAAGGCACACATTTTAAATGCACAGTCTGATTAATTTTCACACCTACATGTGACCCCAATGAAAATCTGACCCCTTCCATCATCTTGAAAGGTCCCCCATGCCCCTCTCTGTCAGTCTACTGGGGTACTGACTGTCACATGGTGCCCATTCGTGAGTTTCCCGGAAATGAGTCGACAGTAGCTTTTGTATAATGTTTATGATATGGCCCTATGCTTTTGTATGTTCAATTTTATTGACGAGTATGTTGCATGAGTCTAACACAATTAATTCTCACCTCCTGGTTTGCAGTTCGTAGTAGTCATGGACAATGGTACTTTGAACATGCATATACCTTGGTTTTGTGTGGGAAAGTTTCTCATTTCTGCTGGGTGACTACTGAGACACGAAAATGATAGGACATGGGGCGAATGTATGCTTAATTCCAGGACAATATTCAGGACTGTTTCTCAAGCTGTTTACTCTGCTCTGTCCCGTCAGCAAGTCAGAGAATTCCAGTtgttctgtgtctttgtctgcaCTTAGTATTGTCAACTTCAACTTTAGGCACTCTGCTGTTCTTATGTAGAGGTGTCTCAATCTGTCTTATAAGCGTTTCCAGATGATCAATGAGGTGTCTTTAGgtctttaaagacttattttgtgtgtatgtataatggttctgcctgcatgtatgtgtgtgccaacACGTGTATACCTGGTGttggcagaaggcagaagag
The genomic region above belongs to Rattus rattus isolate New Zealand chromosome 9, Rrattus_CSIRO_v1, whole genome shotgun sequence and contains:
- the Smim23 gene encoding small integral membrane protein 23 → MTIQKTGGRGRAAAELLEQRRSSHHCDDRKQTLLALLVLVLYLGTGISGSSWEVSGRTKDCNHFQTTVTSQDFEYQTKEPIEEPLRALRKWLKTNLHGFLEKLEKEVRELEQLVRDLEFWLDALLGEPHSEDPCFTTKVICEGQVQGPGEQKRR